A window of Thermoanaerobacterales bacterium contains these coding sequences:
- a CDS encoding stalk domain-containing protein: MSRLHFIVLTLVFCIACFISFQPTAGAASQTAAIGIVLDGLPLTTDVPPLARNGRVYLPFRVLAEAMNITVSWDPATRTVHARDGGTALELAVGRPTAVKNGSPVPLDAPPLAAAGRTLLPLRFFGEAFGAQVQWDPATGSVRVFSPPRVIPVTGFYALGDSRTSSWEDLFDHPYPQTARGRTDLCGELALGWYSLDAGGNLLTQSTTGWRRPDGWENVLQAAEKYDLRTAMVVHVTDADGGLSRLLGDPGAVDHAVQAIAAEARQYQGINLDFEGLGWREEGAALAATRAGFTAFVTQLAERLEASGLELTLTLHAPNSAYRGYDYRALSELADRIIVMAYDYGPRPEPADRVLEAVQMAAREVPPEKLVLGISVPNETPESILTKVGIAKRCRLGGIALWRLGLLSDEMWQTLGRTIAPRPAAGPPPVQK, translated from the coding sequence TTGTCCCGCCTACACTTTATCGTCCTCACCCTGGTTTTTTGCATTGCTTGCTTTATATCGTTCCAGCCGACCGCCGGAGCAGCTTCTCAAACCGCTGCAATCGGTATAGTTCTTGACGGCCTGCCCCTAACCACCGATGTTCCCCCGCTGGCGCGGAACGGGCGCGTGTATCTCCCGTTCCGCGTCCTGGCCGAAGCGATGAATATCACGGTCTCCTGGGACCCCGCCACGCGGACGGTCCACGCCCGCGACGGCGGGACAGCCCTGGAGCTGGCCGTCGGCCGCCCAACCGCCGTCAAGAACGGCTCTCCGGTACCCCTTGACGCCCCGCCCCTGGCCGCCGCCGGCCGTACCCTGCTCCCCTTACGCTTCTTCGGGGAAGCCTTCGGGGCACAGGTGCAATGGGATCCCGCCACCGGGAGCGTCCGTGTCTTCTCCCCGCCGCGGGTGATACCCGTCACCGGCTTTTACGCCCTTGGGGACAGCCGTACCAGCAGTTGGGAGGACCTCTTCGACCACCCGTACCCGCAAACGGCAAGAGGGCGCACCGACCTGTGCGGAGAGCTGGCCCTCGGCTGGTATAGCCTGGACGCCGGGGGGAACCTGTTGACCCAAAGCACCACCGGCTGGCGCCGGCCGGACGGCTGGGAGAATGTTTTGCAGGCGGCGGAGAAGTACGACCTCCGCACCGCGATGGTCGTGCACGTCACCGACGCCGACGGCGGGCTTTCCCGCCTGCTCGGCGACCCCGGCGCGGTGGACCACGCAGTACAGGCCATCGCCGCCGAAGCCCGGCAGTACCAGGGCATCAACCTGGACTTCGAAGGCCTGGGATGGCGGGAAGAGGGCGCGGCCCTGGCCGCTACGCGGGCCGGGTTTACCGCTTTCGTCACCCAGCTGGCCGAGCGTCTTGAAGCGTCCGGGCTGGAACTCACCCTCACCCTGCATGCGCCCAACAGCGCCTACCGCGGCTATGATTACCGGGCGCTGAGCGAACTGGCCGACCGTATTATTGTCATGGCCTACGATTACGGCCCGCGGCCCGAACCGGCCGACCGCGTCCTGGAAGCAGTGCAAATGGCCGCCCGTGAGGTACCGCCGGAGAAGCTCGTCCTGGGCATCTCCGTCCCCAATGAAACGCCGGAGAGTATCCTGACCAAGGTGGGTATCGCCAAGCGCTGTCGCCTCGGCGGCATCGCCCTGTGGCGCCTGGGCCTGCTTTCCGATGAAATGTGGCAGACCCTGGGCCGGACCATCGCACCGCGGCCGGCCGCCGGCCCGCCACCGGTGCAGAAATAG
- a CDS encoding MEDS domain-containing protein — MKDPATLSNAPPLWAGDHVCILHQGIRERIMLLLSLLRDGLAGGMKCVYVVDDYQTVFLIWELCRGLLKEMEGLRPGQLVFASWEDFFPGGASFNPDESVTMLAVRESQALKEGFAGLRVAVEMTWMIGAGVPLDRIVDYEKILNAYCSQSRCMVLCAYDLLRFPPVTTVNALTVHPLVLLDGALCRNLYYISNPDLRLDPLASAAILRHYLEQLRECAPYLALVHKKGPGGTG; from the coding sequence ATGAAGGACCCGGCAACACTGAGTAACGCCCCGCCTCTGTGGGCGGGTGACCATGTCTGCATTTTGCACCAAGGGATTAGAGAACGGATTATGCTGCTGCTGTCTCTTTTGCGGGACGGTCTGGCCGGCGGGATGAAATGCGTCTACGTGGTCGACGACTACCAGACGGTTTTTCTGATCTGGGAACTCTGCCGCGGGCTGCTGAAGGAGATGGAGGGGTTACGCCCCGGACAATTGGTTTTCGCCTCCTGGGAGGACTTCTTCCCGGGAGGAGCCTCGTTCAATCCGGACGAATCGGTCACCATGCTCGCCGTACGGGAGTCCCAGGCCTTGAAAGAGGGCTTCGCCGGCCTGCGGGTGGCCGTGGAAATGACGTGGATGATCGGGGCAGGTGTTCCTTTGGACCGGATAGTGGATTATGAGAAGATACTGAACGCGTATTGCTCGCAAAGCCGCTGTATGGTGCTTTGCGCCTATGACCTCCTGCGTTTCCCGCCGGTGACAACGGTCAACGCGCTGACCGTCCATCCCCTGGTTTTACTGGATGGCGCGCTCTGCCGCAACCTTTATTACATTTCGAATCCCGATCTGCGGCTGGACCCGCTGGCCTCAGCGGCCATCCTGCGGCATTACCTGGAGCAACTTCGGGAGTGCGCTCCGTACCTGGCTCTGGTGCACAAGAAGGGGCCAGGGGGGACGGGATAG